In the Moraxella osloensis genome, GGGTATTGCCTTAGATGGCGATGGCGACCGTATCGTCATGGTCAATGAAAAAGGCGAGTTGGTTGATGGTGACGGCATTTTATATATTTTAGCCACCCAAGCAGAGCAACAAGTCGATGGCGTGGTAGGTACCTTGATGACCAACATGGGTCTGCAATTGGCGTTTGACAAAGTCGGTATTGCCTTTGAGCGCGCCAAAGTCGGCGACCGCTATGTCATGCAAGGGCTTGAAAAAAATGGCTGGGTACTGGGCGGTGAGTCATCGGGTCATATTTTAACGTTAGATAAAGCCAGTACGGGCGATGCCATTGTGGCAGGTTTGCAAGTGCTTGCGGTGATGGCGCAGCGCAAACAATCACTATCAGAGCTGATGAAGGGTTATACCCAGCTACCACAAAAATTGGTCAATGTCAGATTGGCGCAAAAACAAGATCCCTATACCTTTCCAGAATTGGCAAATGCGTTTAAAGCTGCCGAAGAAAAATTGGCGGGACGGGGTCGTTTACTAATTCGTCAATCAGGTACAGAGCCATTAATTCGAGTGATGGTCGAAAGCGATGATGAGATTGAGTGTGATATGTTAGCCAATGAACTTGCTGAAAAAGTACGCCAAGTGATGGCGTAAAGTTGACATTTCATAAGGATAAAAAATGAGTATTGATTTTACCAGTCAACGATTATCGTATGAGCAAGGCGAGCTTATCGAATCACACTTGCCAAAGCAGCCGTTTAGCTTACTACAAACTTGGGTGCAGCAAGCGATTGATGCCAAGCAAGGAGAAGCGTATGCGTTTTCACTGGCGACTTGTGGAAGTGATAGGCAGCCAAGTGTGCGCACCTTACTCATGCGTGAAATTATCCAATTGGATAACGCAGGCATTGGCCTCGTGTTTTATACCAATTACGACAGTGCCAAAGGCTGTGATTTGGCGACCAACCCCAATGCTGAAGCATTATTTTTTTGGCCGAGCCTAGAAAGACAAATCCGTCTTACCGGCGCTGTGCAAAAAGTTAGCCGTGAACAATCCGCGCAGTATTTTCATAGCCGTCCCCGTGACAGTCAATTAGCTGCTTGGGTCAGCGAGCCACAAAGCAGCGTGGTTGCCAGCCGCGAGGTAATGGAAGACAAATTTGCCCAATTAACTGTGCAGTATGAGGGCAACCCAATCCCTTTACCAGAATTTTGGGGTGGCTATCTGCTGACGGTAGAGAAAATCGAATTTTGGCAGGGTAGAGCCAATCGTATGCACGACCGCATCGTCTATTCGCTAGATGGCGAGCAATGGGTGATGGAACGTTTATTACCTTAAACTACAAGCCATAAAAAAACACGGTATTTTAAACCGTGTTTTTTTATTTGATAAAACTTAGTTTTGCAGTGAACGCAGTAAACGTACAAATTCAATATACATCCATACCAGTGTTGATAAGATACCAACGCTTAAGACCCATTCATAGCTTTCATCCACCCCTGCGGCATAGGCTCGCTCAACACTGTCAAAATCTAATAACAAGCTCAGTGATGCAATCACAATCACCAGCAAGCTAAAACCAATAGCCACCACGCCACCGCTAAACAAATACGGCAGTGAGCTACCAAAGAGGCTAAACCCGATTTGTACCAGATACACCAGCATGATAGCAATCACAGCAGACATCATCACAGAACGAAATTTTTCGGTCACTTTAATCACGCCACTGCGATAAAGCGCCAGCATCACGGCAGCGGTCACAAAAGTTGCGACTAGAGCAGTCGGGGCAACCGTGGGAAACTTAATACTCGCAAACAGGGAAATCGCGCCAATCACGATGCCCTCTAAAATGGCATAGGGAATTGCCAATGTCTTAGCTATGTGGGGTTTTGAGATAATCACCATACTCAATACAAAAGCCACCAAGATACTGGCTAAAGCCGCGACACTCACAAAACCTGAAGTGACGCCAGTAGCTAAGCAATAGCCAAAAAATCCAACACCCGATAAGGTCGTCAAACCTAACAGAAAAGAGGTTTTTCGGATGACCCCTTTGACCGTCATCGGTGTCGTACTAACCGCAAGTTCAGCGCGAGATATAATCGGATTTGCCATACAAGTTTGCTCCTAAGAGTTAAAAAATTTCAAAAGTTAGCTATATGTTAATCACCTTAAATTAGCAAATAGCAACGAGTTTGTATACATTAACTGCACAACGAAGGTTAGCAATTTTGTAATATAAAATACTGATTGGGCATAACGCGAGCTAGTAAGCTGTGATAAAATAGTTCAATCTTTATCAGTTAATTTTCTGCTATGACGTCCACATTTATTCCCAATCCTGCCTTTGGGCGTATCGGCATTATGGGTCGTGCCAACAAGCCAAGTGTCATTCAAAGTATCTACCAAATTTGTGACTTTTTTCATGAGCAAGGGTTGCCTTTACTAATTGACCATCAGACAGCACGGTTGCCGGCATTGGATTTTGCGCGTTTGGGCAACATTGCTACGATTGAGCGCAGTTTGCTAGGCGGTGCTTGTGATTTGGTCATTGTGGTCGGTGGTGATGGCTCGCTGCTACATGCCGCGCAAGTATTGGTCAAACACAAAGTGCCAGTGGTGGGGGTAAACCGCGGACGTTTAGGGTTTTTAACTGACATTTATCCTGATGATTTAAACATAAAATTGACCAGTATTTTACAAGGTCATTATCAGCTTGAAGATCGATTCTTGTTAAAGATGGAAATCCGTCAAGGTGCACATGTGATTTATGAAGATATGGCGCTAAATGACATTGTGCTGCACGCAGGTAAATCAGTGCATATGCTAGATTTTCATTTAAAAATTGATGGGCTAAATGTCTATCGTCAGCACAGTGATGGTCTGATTGCATCGACACCCACGGGTTCGACCGCTTATGCGCTATCAGGTGGCGGGCCGATTATTCATCCTAGTATGGATGCCATTTGTCTGGTGCCTATGCATCCACATACCTTATCAAGCCGCCCGATTGTGGTCAGCGGCAACAGCGAAATCAAAATCCGTATCCATAAAGATAATCGCACCCAGCCGATGGTGAGCGCCGATGGGAAACCGTCGGTGCCGCTTAACCAAAACCAGCGTTTAGTGATTCACAAGCATCCCAACAAACTCACGTTATTACACCCACCTGGGGTAGATTTTTTTGAAGCTTGTCGTACCAAACTTGGTTGGAATAGCTACGCGGAAGAATTTAGTATGGATAATTAAATAAAAAAGCCACCTGAATCATTTAGGTGGCTTTTTTATGAAAAAATACCTTAATTAATCAGCCCACTTGCCGAGCGTTTTGAGATAAATCCATCTGGAATTTGGTTATGATCGGCTTGCCAGCGCTGAAATGCCAATTTGGTATTGGTGCCTACGACGCCGTCTGTGCCTTTGGTATCATAACCCATTGCCGTCAAACGCTGTTGCAGTTGGCGGACTTCATAAGTAGCAAGTGGCTGCTCATAGCGCGGCCAAGATTGCTGTAAGCCTGGCTGCCCGATAATGGCTTTGGCAAGTAAGCTCACCCCCATGGCATAATTGGAGGAATTATTGTAGACCTTAATGGCATCAAAATTTTTGGTTAATAAAATCGCAGGACCCTCTTTACCCGCAGGAAGCCACAATTCTGCCACCGCATCCATAGGCGCATTTGGGGTGATAAACTGAACACCTAAATTTTGCCAGTCTGCCATGGTTTTTTTGGTACTGACCTGGCGATAATCAAAACCATTCGGTAATCGTACCTCATAGTACGAGCCCATACCACGTTGCCAGCCGGCATTTTTAAGATAGCTTGCGGTAGAGGCTAACGCATCAGCGGTATGCCAAGGGTTACGATGACCATCACCATTGCCATCTACTGCTTCATCTAACCAAGTTTTGGGAATAAATTGGGTATGCCCCATGCCACCTGCCCAAGAGCCGCGCAGTTGCGACCAATCAATATCACCACGCTCAAGCAGCGATAACAGCGCGAGCAGCTGATCCTCTGCAAAACTGCGGCGGCGACCATCATATGCCAATGTCGCCAAACTATTGACCAGTGATGAGTTGCCTGTGCCTTGACCGTAAGAAGATTCCATGCCCCAAATGGCAGTCACAATAGAGGCCGGCACACCATACTGATTTTCAATGCGCTCAAGTAGGGCGCTTTGGCTGGCAAAATTGCGCTGACCCCCACTAACACGACCACTCGACGCAGCACCATCAATATATTCCCAAGGCATTTTGGCAAATTCAGGCTGTCCTTTATCCAGTGATACCACTTGTTCGCTGTAGTTGGCACTAGACAGCAAGCGTTCAACATCAGCACGGGGGTAACCTTTTTGCACGGCGCGTTCAATAAAATCCGATTTCCACTGATAAAAGCTGCTGTATTGATTGGTTGGAACAGTCACAGGTGGCACGGGCGTGACTTTCGGGGGTGCCGTAATCACCACAGGGGCAGTCGGCAACGTACCTGGTAATTTTTGGGGTTGGGTATGAATAGGTGCTGATGAACAAGCTGCCAACAATGCCGCTAAGCTGACAGGCAATGCCAGTTTTTGACCAGCAAAACGATGCAACAAACAGAGCGATAAAGAGACGATAGACGACGGATATTTAACATACATAGAGCAATAACCTCAATTAATACAAGCCAAACGCATACAAACATAACAACTGTGGTAAAAAAATTGAATATAGCACAAAAATAGGAAATTTTAATTGTTAAGGAATAATTGATATAAAAATCCTACAAAAATTGCGGTAAAAGTATTTGCTAGATTTTGGCAGTTTTGCCAGCGTTTTTTGGAAAATAGGATTGATAATTGGTCAAAAAAGTTTATGATAATCGGTTTATACTATAATTTTGAGGAATAACTATGCTAAAAGTCAATCAATATTTTGATGGGAATGTGGCATCAATCGGTTTTCAAACAGCCACCCTACCTGCGACCGTGGGCGTGATGAAAGTAGGCGAATACGAGTTTGGCACGAGTCAATTTGAAACCATGACCGTCATTAGCGGGGCTATCTCGGCACTATTGCCAAACCAAACTGATTGGCAAACTTTTAAAGCCCATGAAACCTTTACCGTCGATGCCAACCAAAAATTCAAGGTAAAAATTGACGAAGAAACGGCTTATCTTTGCACTTACCAAGATAAATAATTAAATAATCAAGACAAAGTCAGTAATAAAAAAGCGATATCAAATCCATGATATCGCTTTTTTTGGCCGAAAAATTTATTGAATACCGCCAAATTTCCCTGCATTAAAATCTAAGATGGCTTGTCGGATTTCAGCTTGGCTATTCATCACAAAGGGTCCGTAACCCACCACCGGCTCATTAATCGGCTCACCACTCATCAGCAAGATTTTCGCCCCCGCTTTGCCTGCCGTTAAGCGTACAAAATCCTCGCCCGTCTCGCCACTTTCAATCTCAAAAGTGATTAATTGATTGGCGTGTGCTTGCTGGTCGTGATCAGCGTTGATAATCACATCGCCTTGCATCGACAATAACAACAAATTGTGGGTGCGAGAAATCGCGACTTCTACTGAGCGATTGGGTTCAATACTGATATCCCACAAGTTAATGGGGGTAAAAGTCGTGCCAATGCCGCGTGCCTTATTGTCACCCTGCTGGGGGGCTTTGGCATTGATAGTAGGGGTAAATTCCCCAGCAATTACCTTAACTTGTCCTGCATGCAGTCCTTCATCATCATGTAGACTGACCAAAGGCATGTCATCATTGGCAAGATGTTGGTATTTGGCAGGCGTGGCTTTATCTTTGGCAGGTAGATTGACCCAAAGCTGTACCATGCTAAAATCACCGCCTGCTTGGCTAAATTCAGGGGAGTGAAATTCTTCATGAATCACGCCATTGCCCGCCGTCATCCATTGCACATCACCTGTCTTAATAGTACCGCCACCGCCACTAGAATCACGATGGGACTCACCGTTTCAAACCCTTTATGCGGATGTTGTCCGACACCGCGCGGCGCTTGAGCGTTGGGTTCAAAATATTGTTTTGCTGCATAGTCGAGCATTAAAAAAGGATCGGTGCGTTTATCACCCACCATGTGATTGAACATCGGATTGACATGAAAACCATCACCCACCCAATGAGGGCGTGGGGCTGCATGGATTTTGTCAACTTGTCGGTAGGTTTTATTGCTATTTTGCATCGCCATGATGGTTC is a window encoding:
- the pdxH gene encoding pyridoxamine 5'-phosphate oxidase, yielding MSIDFTSQRLSYEQGELIESHLPKQPFSLLQTWVQQAIDAKQGEAYAFSLATCGSDRQPSVRTLLMREIIQLDNAGIGLVFYTNYDSAKGCDLATNPNAEALFFWPSLERQIRLTGAVQKVSREQSAQYFHSRPRDSQLAAWVSEPQSSVVASREVMEDKFAQLTVQYEGNPIPLPEFWGGYLLTVEKIEFWQGRANRMHDRIVYSLDGEQWVMERLLP
- a CDS encoding Bax inhibitor-1/YccA family membrane protein, which codes for MANPIISRAELAVSTTPMTVKGVIRKTSFLLGLTTLSGVGFFGYCLATGVTSGFVSVAALASILVAFVLSMVIISKPHIAKTLAIPYAILEGIVIGAISLFASIKFPTVAPTALVATFVTAAVMLALYRSGVIKVTEKFRSVMMSAVIAIMLVYLVQIGFSLFGSSLPYLFSGGVVAIGFSLLVIVIASLSLLLDFDSVERAYAAGVDESYEWVLSVGILSTLVWMYIEFVRLLRSLQN
- a CDS encoding NAD(+) kinase, with amino-acid sequence MTSTFIPNPAFGRIGIMGRANKPSVIQSIYQICDFFHEQGLPLLIDHQTARLPALDFARLGNIATIERSLLGGACDLVIVVGGDGSLLHAAQVLVKHKVPVVGVNRGRLGFLTDIYPDDLNIKLTSILQGHYQLEDRFLLKMEIRQGAHVIYEDMALNDIVLHAGKSVHMLDFHLKIDGLNVYRQHSDGLIASTPTGSTAYALSGGGPIIHPSMDAICLVPMHPHTLSSRPIVVSGNSEIKIRIHKDNRTQPMVSADGKPSVPLNQNQRLVIHKHPNKLTLLHPPGVDFFEACRTKLGWNSYAEEFSMDN
- a CDS encoding lytic murein transglycosylase, translating into MYVKYPSSIVSLSLCLLHRFAGQKLALPVSLAALLAACSSAPIHTQPQKLPGTLPTAPVVITAPPKVTPVPPVTVPTNQYSSFYQWKSDFIERAVQKGYPRADVERLLSSANYSEQVVSLDKGQPEFAKMPWEYIDGAASSGRVSGGQRNFASQSALLERIENQYGVPASIVTAIWGMESSYGQGTGNSSLVNSLATLAYDGRRRSFAEDQLLALLSLLERGDIDWSQLRGSWAGGMGHTQFIPKTWLDEAVDGNGDGHRNPWHTADALASTASYLKNAGWQRGMGSYYEVRLPNGFDYRQVSTKKTMADWQNLGVQFITPNAPMDAVAELWLPAGKEGPAILLTKNFDAIKVYNNSSNYAMGVSLLAKAIIGQPGLQQSWPRYEQPLATYEVRQLQQRLTAMGYDTKGTDGVVGTNTKLAFQRWQADHNQIPDGFISKRSASGLIN
- a CDS encoding pyrimidine/purine nucleoside phosphorylase, which codes for MLKVNQYFDGNVASIGFQTATLPATVGVMKVGEYEFGTSQFETMTVISGAISALLPNQTDWQTFKAHETFTVDANQKFKVKIDEETAYLCTYQDK